One Triticum dicoccoides isolate Atlit2015 ecotype Zavitan chromosome 4B, WEW_v2.0, whole genome shotgun sequence genomic window carries:
- the LOC119292111 gene encoding F-box protein PP2-A13-like: MGAGASDLAAPAEAPGSGLGDMPELCAAEVLLRLGAPDICRLARLNRAFRSAAAADFVWEAKLPENYGYLMGFVRGSGGEDVEGGGKRSALGKKEVYARLAKAVRFDDGKREFWLEKSTGMVCMALSSKSLVITGIDDRRYWVHMPNTESRFQSVAYLQQIWWFEVVGEIDFRFPAGTYGLYFRLHLGKPSSSRHAGRRGCGSEKNAGSGIHGWDRKPVRFQLSTSDGQNAVSRRYLDDEPGSWALYHAGDFVVAPDTEEHGHGRPVRVKFSMAQIDCTHTKGGLCVDSVLVYPRGFRTERVVDAQT; encoded by the exons ATGGGCGCCGGCGCGTCGGACCTCGCGGCACCGGCGGAGGCGCCGGGGTCCGGGCTGGGCGACATGCCGGAGCTGTGCGCGGCGGAGGTGCTGCTCCGGCTGGGCGCGCCCGACATATGCCGGCTCGCGCGGCTCAACCGCGCGTTCCGCAGCGCCGCGGCCGCCGACTTCGTGTGGGAGGCCAAGCTGCCGGAGAACTACGGGTACCTCATGGGCTTCGTGCGTGGCAGCGGCGGGGAGGACGTGGAAGGGGGTGGGAAGAGGAGCGCCTTGGGGAAGAAGGAGGTCTACGCCAGGCTCGCCAAGGCCGTGCGGTTTGACGACGGCAAAAGG GAATTCTGGTTGGAGAAGAGCACCGGCATGGTTTGCATGGCATTATCCTCAAAATCGTTGGTGATAACGGGGATCGATGACAGGAGATATTGGGTTCATATGCCAAACACAGAGTCTAG GTTCCAGTCCGTGGCGTACCTGCAGCAAATCTGGTGGTTCGAGGTGGTCGGGGAGATCGACTTCCGCTTCCCGGCGGGGACCTACGGCCTCTACTTCAGGCTCCACCTCGGGAAGCCCTCTTCTTCCAGGCACGCCGGCCGCCGCGGCTGCGGCTCCGAGAAGAACGCCGGCAGCGGCATCCACGGCTGGGACAGGAAGCCCGTGCGGTTCCAGCTGTCGACGTCCGACGGCCAGAACGCCGTGTCGCGGCGCTACCTGGACGACGAGCCGGGGAGCTGGGCCCTGTACCACGCCGGCGACTTCGTGGTGGCCCCCGACACGGAGGAGCACGGTCACGGGCGGCCGGTGAGGGTCAAGTTCTCCATGGCGCAGATCGACTGCACCCACACCAAGGGCGGCCTCTGCGTCGACTCCGTGCTCGTGTACCCCAGGGGATTTCGGACAGAGAGAGTGGTTGATGCTCAGACGTGA